The genomic region TACGCCAGGTGATGGCATTTCCAGGCACCCGCATGTATGGGAATGACGAACTTGTAAGAAAGCACAAGCAGATATTCCTGAAATATAAGGAAAAGATCCGAAAAGAAATCGATATGCCAATGCTCAAAAAAATAATTCCTGCAGGTACTGTACTCAAGAACCTGATGTGTGAATTAAATAGCGAAAGAATTTGTTTTGGCAGGCAGATGGGATCATACCCCTTGCTTGTAGGAATTCCCGCAAATCAGGAACTTGGAAAGTTCATAGATGTTACAGTAACAAGACATGGCCACCGATCCATTACAGGAATACCATATCCACTGAACATCAACACTGCTTCAATGTCACTTTTACAGGAACTGCCAGGAATAGGTAAGAAACAAGCCAATCTTATCAATAGGGAAATGCCTTTTAAAAACGCAGAAGATTTTGTTGATAGGACAGGAAAAGAAGAATTACTTCCATACATCGGCTTCTAAAAGCCTATTTCAGGAAGTTCTTGATAAAATCAGTATCCTTCAAAATCTTGAAACTAACAAAACCACCTACGCAAATATTCATATAGAAAGTGAAAGCCCTCCAGGCAATTACTGCAATTCCAAGTAATGATGACGGAATGAAAAGAGAAAAAGCAGTTGTTCCTGCAAACTCAGCAACTCCGCTTGCACCCGGAGTTGCAGGTATGACAAGTAAGACCATAACTATAATCTGTGATGCAAAGACTATGAGCGGATCAGGGTGCTGGTTAAGACCAAGCAATATCACATAAAGCATGGAGAAATCTACAAACCAGAAGACTATTGTGTATAAGACTCCAAAAGAAAGCCCACGCCTGCCATCAGTTAGCAATATTGAAATGCTGTCATGAAAATGCTCAAGCTCAGAGTCAACTCTTTTTATGATTTTTTCTAATGCAGCATCTGTTTTCCTTCCCAAAAACGGAGCCATCCTCTTTACAACAAAATAAACTACATTTTTAGTTGGATCTGGTTTCCATATAGCATACAAGGTAAGAAACAGTATGAAAGTAAGACCTAATTCTGCAAAGATAAACATGGCATCAAAAACAGAATCATTGAGAACACCGCGTATGACATATATGGAAACTGGTGCTAAAGCGAGGATAAGTATGCCATCAAGTATTCTCTCCCCAAGAACAACAGCTGTGGCTCTTCCTAGTGGAATCTTTTCTTCATGAAGGAGGTGGATTCTTAAAGGCTCACCACCTAAAGAAGAAGGCGTGATAGATGCTGCCAGAGTACCTGATGTTACTATTTCACAAGCTTTAGTATAGCCAACATCAAAACCAAGTGCTTTACAAAGTGAACGTGTACGCATACCCCATACTACATAGCTAAGAGCATGTACGCATGCAGCAGCTAAGATATAAACAGGTTTTATCTGCATAAGGGCAGACAAAGTATTTGAATCAAAAGTAAATGCAACAACGATCAAACCCGATACAAGACTTATTAGTAAAGATATGAGAATCCATTTCTCAATTTTATTCATGACCCCAACCCTGCATAAATGTGTGATGTGTATGAATCAATGCATACACAATCAATACTATATAATCACAATCAACGAAATTCATTCACCAAGCATATCTTCTTTTACACTTGTCCCTGTGGAGATAGATCTTTTTGGCCAGATCCTCACGTTAGAGTGAACTGTAACATCATTTTCGATATTGACTTCCGGACCAATAACAGTTCCATTTTCAAGACTACAGTTGTCACCTACAACAGTACCATTATCAATAATAGAACCGGAAACATTTGAATTATGCCCTATTGACACGTTATTGAACATATAAGAAGATAATATTCGAGTATCATTGTTGATGGTACAATTGGAACCTATTGCCGTATATGGTCCGATAAGAACGTTATCACCTATAGTCGTATTTTCACCAATAACTATAGGACCCACAATCGCAGAATTGGACCCGACAGTCACGTTATGACCAAGAGAAACAGGACCTTTTATACGGGCATCCAGTGTTTTAAAATGACCTTCAATTGTAGTACCGGGGAGTGACTCCAACATCCAGCGTTGTGCCTGCCTGTAAGCCTGTGGGCTTCCAACATCAGTCCATCTGCCCCTGGCAAGAATACCGTTTATCTTCCGTTTTTTCTCAAGTATATCCGGGAAAAGATCCTTCGCAAAATCATATTGTTTGCCTTCTGGAATCCAGTCAAATATTTCCGGATCACATACATAAATACCTGTACTTGCAAGATTACTGAATATTTCACCGGGTCCTGGTTTTTCAAGGAAACGTCTGATCCTGTTATTCACATCCATATCTGCGATACCGAATTCACGAGGATCATCGATGGATAAAAGCCCGATTGTTACAAGTGCATCCGTCATTTCATGGAACCTGTACATCTCCCTTAAATTCAGGTTGAGTACATGATCGCCTCCAAGAACTATAAACGGACTGTCACGAAGATATTCCTCTGCATTCTTAACGCCTCCGGCAGTCCCAAGTTTTTCATCTTCATAAACATAATCGATATGGACTCCGAATATTCTCCCATCACCTAACTGCTCCTCGATTTTTTCAGCCATATACCCGAGGGTTATTACAATATCGTTGAAACCTTCTTTTGAAAGGTGTTCTATTAAATGTACAACAGACGGTTTGTTAAGAATAGGAATACTTGGTTTTGGACGGGCAAAAGTTAAGGGACGAAGCCTTGTCCCCTCTCCACCACACATAATACAGGCTTTCATATTTTAGTATGAGGGTATTTTTTACATATATGTTTAGCGGATTATTAAACTAAAAAATATAGAATCCGAAAGCAATTAAAGGACTGTTACGTCACTACTGCTATCTACAACAACTTCAATCTCACCTTCATACTCTGAAACTGTTCCGGATATCAGTACCCTGTCATTTACTTCAACCATCGAGTTAACATCATTGGAACCGCTGCCTGATGGTACAAACACTTTAACTGAACCTGAACCATAATCCACATCCATTAGCAAATGGTCACCTGAATAAGTGAAGCGTTTTGTGAGAATATCACCTTCAAGCCTTACTTTATCCCCTGGAACAGAAGATGAACTAAAAGAAATAGAATCATCTGAAGGACTCCCGGAATAAAAATAAGTATATGCAATGGCCAGAGAGAAAAGGGCCATGCATAAAAGAATAACTACAATTTTTTCTTCTTTTTCCATAATCAAACCTGATCAGGCATCTTCAGACCCTTCTATTGAAACCAGTTCGATATCAAAGATAAGAGTCTTACCAGCAAGATGATGATTAAAATCAACTGTCACGTTTGTTTCGTTGACATTCAGAATAACTCCCGGATAACCCTGGGCATATATAGTTTCACCAACAACAGGAGTCATATTTACTGCTTCAAAGTCTTCAACTTTGTATGATATAATACGTTCATCCTGCACTTCCCCGTAAGCTTCTTCAGGTGGAATTGTAACAGTTTTCTCTTCACCTACTTTCATACCAATTACAGCAGCATCAAAACCATCGATCATCTGACCCGCACCTGCAACAAAAGAAAGAGGTTTGTATTCCCTGAGAGAATTGTAAATTCCATTTTCTTGGGCAATATCTGCTTTTGAAGTATCAAAAACAGTTCCATCCTCAAGCATGCCGGTGTAATTTACAGAAATATTGTCACCTATTTGTACTACCCTGGAGTTAGCAGGGTTGTCAGAATCTGTACAACCACTTGTTAGCAGCATACCTGTTAAAAGTAAAAGAAGGAATATTTTTTTCACACAATCACCAATTAAGTTAATTAATACTTTTCATAACACTGGAAGCAGACTCATAACCCACAACAAGAATTATTGATACAAACATACATGAGTAGGGTTTTGCTATATAAGGT from Methanolobus tindarius DSM 2278 harbors:
- a CDS encoding lysylphosphatidylglycerol synthase transmembrane domain-containing protein, producing MNKIEKWILISLLISLVSGLIVVAFTFDSNTLSALMQIKPVYILAAACVHALSYVVWGMRTRSLCKALGFDVGYTKACEIVTSGTLAASITPSSLGGEPLRIHLLHEEKIPLGRATAVVLGERILDGILILALAPVSIYVIRGVLNDSVFDAMFIFAELGLTFILFLTLYAIWKPDPTKNVVYFVVKRMAPFLGRKTDAALEKIIKRVDSELEHFHDSISILLTDGRRGLSFGVLYTIVFWFVDFSMLYVILLGLNQHPDPLIVFASQIIVMVLLVIPATPGASGVAEFAGTTAFSLFIPSSLLGIAVIAWRAFTFYMNICVGGFVSFKILKDTDFIKNFLK
- a CDS encoding sugar phosphate nucleotidyltransferase; protein product: MKACIMCGGEGTRLRPLTFARPKPSIPILNKPSVVHLIEHLSKEGFNDIVITLGYMAEKIEEQLGDGRIFGVHIDYVYEDEKLGTAGGVKNAEEYLRDSPFIVLGGDHVLNLNLREMYRFHEMTDALVTIGLLSIDDPREFGIADMDVNNRIRRFLEKPGPGEIFSNLASTGIYVCDPEIFDWIPEGKQYDFAKDLFPDILEKKRKINGILARGRWTDVGSPQAYRQAQRWMLESLPGTTIEGHFKTLDARIKGPVSLGHNVTVGSNSAIVGPIVIGENTTIGDNVLIGPYTAIGSNCTINNDTRILSSYMFNNVSIGHNSNVSGSIIDNGTVVGDNCSLENGTVIGPEVNIENDVTVHSNVRIWPKRSISTGTSVKEDMLGE
- a CDS encoding OB-fold nucleic acid binding domain-containing protein, which encodes MEKEEKIVVILLCMALFSLAIAYTYFYSGSPSDDSISFSSSSVPGDKVRLEGDILTKRFTYSGDHLLMDVDYGSGSVKVFVPSGSGSNDVNSMVEVNDRVLISGTVSEYEGEIEVVVDSSSDVTVL
- a CDS encoding FKBP-type peptidyl-prolyl cis-trans isomerase, coding for MKKIFLLLLLTGMLLTSGCTDSDNPANSRVVQIGDNISVNYTGMLEDGTVFDTSKADIAQENGIYNSLREYKPLSFVAGAGQMIDGFDAAVIGMKVGEEKTVTIPPEEAYGEVQDERIISYKVEDFEAVNMTPVVGETIYAQGYPGVILNVNETNVTVDFNHHLAGKTLIFDIELVSIEGSEDA